The Streptomyces sp. NBC_01255 genome window below encodes:
- a CDS encoding RNA polymerase sigma factor: protein MRDRFRAGDPAALGEAYDEHARVLYHYAFRVCGDRAAAEDVVSATFLEAWRCRGKVHADGGTLRPWLLGIATNIMRGAAREARRRDAALARLPERGVLPDFADDVLARMTDGEQVRAARAALGKLRRREQEVFTLVVWAGLDYAAAGEALGIPVGTVRSRLSRARERLRKLADAELRALRRRERSAGPTAGRSGCAGRSLGRPDVQQPVVRQPPVPHVVRSAVQPAVRPALVPRSTPENQA from the coding sequence ATGAGAGATCGTTTCCGCGCCGGAGACCCGGCGGCGCTGGGCGAGGCGTACGACGAGCACGCGCGGGTCCTGTACCACTACGCGTTCCGGGTGTGCGGCGACCGGGCGGCGGCCGAGGACGTCGTCTCCGCCACGTTCCTGGAGGCCTGGCGCTGCCGCGGGAAGGTGCACGCCGACGGCGGCACCCTGCGGCCGTGGCTGCTGGGCATCGCGACCAACATCATGCGTGGCGCCGCGCGGGAGGCGCGGCGCCGGGACGCGGCGCTCGCCAGGCTCCCCGAGCGGGGTGTGCTGCCCGACTTCGCCGACGACGTCCTCGCCCGGATGACGGACGGCGAGCAGGTACGGGCGGCCCGTGCCGCGCTCGGCAAGCTCCGGCGCCGTGAACAGGAGGTCTTCACGCTGGTGGTGTGGGCCGGCCTCGACTACGCCGCTGCCGGAGAGGCGCTGGGCATACCGGTCGGGACCGTGCGGTCCCGGCTGTCCCGGGCCCGTGAGCGGCTTCGCAAGCTCGCGGACGCCGAACTGCGCGCGCTGCGGCGGCGAGAGCGGTCCGCCGGGCCGACGGCCGGACGTTCCGGATGCGCGGGACGTTCCCTCGGGCGGCCCGACGTCCAGCAGCCCGTTGTCCGGCAGCCGCCTGTCCCGCACGTCGTCCGGTCCGCTGTCCAGCCCGCCGTCCGCCCCGCCCTCGTGCCCCGATCGACCCCGGAGAACCAGGCATGA